The following DNA comes from Magnolia sinica isolate HGM2019 chromosome 18, MsV1, whole genome shotgun sequence.
AACTTGCGTATGCCTAGGTGAGGAATTAGCAATGCTTGGGCAAGTAAACAAACTGCACCCTATTTGTAAGGTGGGCTCGCATTCGATAGCAGCAGATTGAGAAGGGTGCATTGGGAAGCCGTTGTTTCCGACTACTGGGCCTGACTCCCATGAGCCTTGCATGGCTCTGAAAGCACCTTGCCCCTTCGCTTCAAGCTGAAATACCAACATGTGCAAAATTTGAAAACAGATTAATACAACCGTTTGAGAATTTGCAAATTAAGTATTTGGTCATGAACCCGGCCACAGCTCAACTAAAACCTTATTTTTGAGCTCCTTGTTTAGGTCTCCAAGCTGGCGTTCCTGTGAATTGTAAGCAAAGGAGATAAAGTtgaacttagaaataaaaagTGAAGACTTAAAAAAGTAGAAGATGAACATCTTGCTCAAACATTATGTGCAACAAAAGCGTGAAACTATCAGTAAACCAATAtatcacgtttttttttttcgggCCACGGTGATTGATTTGTTTACACCCATATTCCATTTTCAGGAATTGAACTAGCACATTTTTGTACTACGTAAATTCACAAAAAATGGAAAATGGGTGTAAGAAAATCAATCAGAGTGGGATTCCATTAGTAAAAGATAATATCATCGACCTTTGGAAGGTCCCGCGAAAATGGTATGCAGTTAATCTAAAACTTGCAAGCCATGAGTATCAGAAGAACAATATGAAGGCACAGGTTGCTTAGAAAACTGAAAGTCAGTACAAGGATCATTAATGATGATTCAGGTTgcttagaaaattgaaaataggcACAAGAATCATTACTGGTTAATCATCGACATGTTTGAAATGACATACGGAAATTGAATCAGAAGACTCAAAACCGTGTCTCAATCTATCACTGTTATAAGGTGGCCTAAACACCTATTCGACAATTCTTGAACACAAGCAAAATCCTCAAAAGATGCATAAAGACATGAGCCCTGCTAAGGCAGTGGAAAGATTATAaagaagagagatggagagagagtgaagaagaataggaagaagagagagaagtagaGAAAGGAAGGCAAGACTTTAGAGAAACGCAACACTTGTGTTAGTCCCTCTCTACAAACACTCACATGCATGCACGCACTCATGCACATGCGCGCACATACATATTAACATGAAAAAGAACGTAGTGTTCCGTTAATACACATGTTCACATTTATATATACATTCACATTTGTTACTCTCCCTCTCAAGCTAGAGCATGAATATTAATTATATTTAGATTGGAACACAagcaaagaagatgatgatgaccaGTACCTTTGGTTAGAAAATCAGCCAACCGATCATTCGACTTTTGATATAACATTCAAACATCTTGAAAAGCTACTTTCTttttgataaaataataataaaccttGATAAAATCTATCCTTTGAATATATAAGATACATAATGAATATATACTTAAtgattttactatcaagtttatcTTTATGAGTAGGTAAAAAAACATATTCCAGAGATCTCCAAGGGCATAAGTCGGCTAGAGAAGGAATCATTACGATCTATATTTTATATAGAGTCTTGGGAACAAATTTAGATGAGACTTGATTTAAAAATATAGATGGATATGAGCAATACATCTTACGTCCTATTAAAATGTGACAAAAAGATTTGCATGCGCATCACGATCAACCATGTCTAACACGGGTATATTAATTTTCCCTGCAACTTCATTTTACTATGGAGTATAAGTTATGGTATATTTTCAAATAATACTAAAACTTTCACGGTATAATTTGAATGTTTCTAATGTATATTTGCCACCTCTATTAAATTAAGGATTTTGATACTtttctttatctattttttatttttagctttatatttaagaaaatagTTAAAGACTTCAGATTTGTTTGACATGAAATAAACATATCCATAGCATTAGTAATCATTAATGAAAATGATAAAGTATTGACCTCCGTTTCTTACCTGTAAATTTAGAGATTCACAGATGCCAGAATGGGCTATATCTAATAAACCCTTAGACCTAGTTGCTTTGGAAAAAAgttcttgaaaatttttctgaACACTCAATGTTCataaaatgacaaatcaactCTGAATAAGGACCTTAATATACTAAATCATGCTATTATTGTTATATCGTCTTTTTCAatatatcctaaccttacatgcTATTTCACAAATTTAGATACAATTGATTAATTCAAGATAGTAGATTAAGCAAGAGGTACATCATCACTGTTtatgtttaaaataaataaatatgaagtTAGACTTCTCAATACATAGATGAAATTATTAAGGACCCTTTTTGAAACTCTTATATAATTTAATAAGAATTATTCTAATATGAGCTAGAGAATTATGACCTTTTATATTTAGATCTTGTTTTATAATAAGCTCCTTTAgtaaaaatcactttttcaaaaCCAAAAAAAGCTTCtatttgaaataaattttttcttAAAGGGCAATTCATCCTACATGGCACTTTTTTAGCATGGATTGTCCATAGCATGGGGTCAACTTTGaagtgggctatccatcatgtgggtctcaccttggatgtgggtcattcattgtTACGAGCCAtcctttaatgtggattgtccattatgtggggcctaccttgatgttggtcatccatcatgctaggactaccttgatgtgggtcatccatcattcgAACATTGGAAATTGATTGTCTATCACGTGGGGCACACTTTTAATGTGGACTGCCCATCATGGAGTGCCCAactttgaagtgggtcatccatcatgcaggcccgccttgaatgtgggtcattcattgtTAGGAGCtgaccttcaatgtggaccatccattatgtggggccaccttgatgtgggccggtcatccatcatgctgtttccacctttaatgtggaatATTAATCATCGGTGCCCAACTTTGAAGTGTGCCATCATCATGCGGGACCTGCCTTAGATGTGGTTCATTCATTGTTAGAGgctaacctttaatgtggaccatccatcatgtggagcccacattgatgtaggtcatccatcatacaGGGCCTACCATggatgtgagtcatccatcatgtcagACAtgggatgtggatcatccatcatacagatcccacctttaatgtggatcgtccatcatgcggTGCCTAACTTCAAAATTAATGGGTGGTCATTTGCCGGGCCTACCTTGGATGAAGGTCATTCATTGTCAAGGGAAGATTGTCTAAAGGCAGTCTAATGGTTATTCTCTCTATATTCTCTTGATTTTCTTTCCAAGGAACACTTAGATGTGTACTTTTGTCGAGGGAATGCCATCTCTTACTAAGAGAATTAAAAGTAATTTGGATATGATAGGATTTATCCCTATCACATCGAAACACTTTGCTTTATTATAatctttttaaattttgaatttgaatttcaagAGGGGATTGAAAAAAAAGGAATATAATCATAAATATTTTGAGGGATAGCTATGGGACCTACCAATTAGTGGTTGTTTATATATAAGCACTTTCGGCTCATGTCGAACAAAACGGAAGCTTAGAATTATTGACATTTTAGATGAATGACACTATAGTTTTCATTcagacactttttttttttttttcaaattatggtGATTCATACACCAAACACAAGGCATACTTGTAAATCAACCCAGAATGTCTAAATTCTAGGCTCTTTATGGATATATTGGAAAATGCACTGATTGAATGATTGTAAGTGCTCATTTGGGGACCATAAAATGGAAGGCTAACGATAAATAGTAAGTGATCCTAATTAAAACTGGAAAATCAGATAGTTAACATCATCTGTATTGTTTGACTGCCAATTATTTAGAGGATGAGAAAAAATCAGAAAGGTTTGTTCTATCTTCCACACAATGTCCGCAAAGCTTTGGTTAAGCACACGAGATGTCCAAATCATTTGGGGATTAGCTCATTCAATAGTACCCTTGGGAGCAAATCATAAAACCAAAGTACTTCTTTGAATCATAAGCAATGCAGAGTGGgatgcatcccataggccaccccactcaagcctagtGTGAGAATGCCCTCCCATTAATCACTcccagtgaggagtcttgaaTACGAGACTTCCCGCTTTGATATCAATTTAAtggaggacaattaaccactttctctaaaagcttgaactgataatGCATGGCGGATTAATCCTTTTGTCTCATAGCTCAGGCTCCAAATATATGGGTTAGGTACTCGGtcgaaccctcctcatgggccccaaatccatgggttccgcctcacatgagctACTTGCCTCACACAGCCCCCAATTCCATGGGTTctacgggccgcccaccccaagtgtgcccgtGCATTCCACAAGCCTCTTCACTCaaacccggtgtgaaaatgccaccATATTAATTTCATATCCTATGATGTTAAGGATGATCTTATTTGTATGAATTTTGTACCATGTCTTGCTCAaatttgtatgaatgaatgaacagtttaaattgaaaaaaaaaaagaaaaaaaagaaaaaagaaaaaaagaacagtTTAAATTGACAATAGGTCATCCCGTGTGTTTTAAAAGCTTAAGGATATGCCGACATTATCCAAACCCATCAGGAAAACCGAATTCTTCACTAACAGATCAGATTTTGTAATGTTATCCAATTTTCAATTCTTCAAATTGAAGCACCAACACTCAAGATTAGCGCTCTAATACCATGAAAATCTTGTAGAATGCATGATCAAGATATGACAGGAATAGCTCAGAAAATGTAAGTCGTCATCCAACACAAGAATCATGCCAACAGTGCCCAGATAAAATCAATCTATAATCATATCATATGTAGTTAATGATAAATTAAATCAATTATAGCTATTAAAACTGATAGAACGCAGGAAGCATACTTGTGACGAAGCTATACATACATTAACATCATTAAAAAGGATCATTAATGTAATCAAACCACGAATAATCAGTTTCCGACAATACACACCTTTTCACGGAGTGCTTCCATATGCTCTAACATAATTTGTGTCTGCATTGTGGAAAATATAGAAAGCATTACCAACTCATCTTCACATTCATAAAATCTTTTAGCAATGTTTATTAGTAAATATTAATAGAAACATTATATTTctacaacaaaaaaaaattcttttcaaCATTCAGTAGACAATCTGACAAAGATGAAGCCTAGAAATGATTGTCTAATAAAGGAGAggattgttaaaagaaaaaaatcagttcACAAGATCAATTGATTATGATGATTACAGTGAAAATAGATTTGATGAAGGTCCAAAACATGTCTCCAATTCTCAACAGCATGAGTACAAACCAAGATTTTATACATATAGTAAGGAGAAACCATATTGATTAATGATAAGTAGACAACATTTACTTGTTTCGTTATGACTGATTGCGGACTACATAATAGCCCAAAGCTCAAATATGACAACAATCACACTAATTAGGAGTAAAATGAAAATCCAAAAACAATCTACACTACAGATAGGGCAAATCTATCGAGAATGATACATACATCTCAAGTAGATGAAAGCaatttcaaaatccacaaaaTGCTGATAGGCTATGATTAATTTAGGAAGAGGGTCTATCAAGTTAATCAAAATGATACAAAAATACAAACACCAATCCTGGAAATGATACCTTTTCTTGTCACCCAGATGGAACTATCAGAGTCTAAATAGAAGTGCCAAGTTCCATCTGCACAATTCTGGAAACTAGAAAACTCATTGTAGACTAGTTTCCACTTACCATTTGTAGTAGTTGCACAATATGAATTGAAAGTAGTATCATAATAAGCTCAGTACATAGCAAATATGCTTTTACGACTCGAAAATCCTAATTAACAAAACTCCTCTGACAACCCAAAATCAAGAATAGCCAACAATAGCTCCTTGAGAATGGAAGTAATCCTCCCTTTCCAAATTCCTACCTATACAATGAAGATTCATGACTCCAATCTCCATATATATTAGGTTGTGTTCTTTGAAGGTGTGCTCGACCATAGAACATCACCTCCAAGAATTCCTTGACAATCTGTCATGACTTGTATGTATTTTTTAAATACAAAAAATGTAAAATAGCATAATACTTGGGAACACGACAATGTCCTTATTTACCAATGAGAAAGGGAAATCAAAATGTAGGGCTGTAATCGTTGGTTTGAGGAGGCAGATCGTTTGTAATTTGGGAATGGAAAGGGATGTAGATATTGGTGTCCTTTTTCAAAATAGTGGATGGACCTAACCTAGATTACCCTCTAATAGCAGGACTGATCTTTAGAATCTCATCAATCATGTAGAACTCCAATAAGTGCTGCACAAATCCTGTTCCACTgtttcactctatcaaggaccatgtcCTCAATTAAACCAAAGGTTATATTCCACCttgaaaaatctcaaaaaaaaaaaaaaaaaaaaaaaaaaaaaccaaaagcgTCAGCCGCCTTTCAATTTCTTGCAACCACAAGTTCTTCAGTTTCCTTGGAATTGGAAGTGAATTGGTCTCAGATACGTCGAAGGaccaaaatgaaagaaaaagaaaaaagaaagaaagaatagttCTGTTAATCTGAAATTTAAGGAATCCATTCAGTCGAATGTGATTTTACTACCAATGAAGATActttttaaaatgaaaaacatAATCTATTATACACAGAGTGACAAAGTTCGACTGGGTTAACTCAATACGTGATAGTTTGTGTACTATTATCATTTACATACTTCAACAATAAAACCTAATTCCAACTGAAAACATGAGATATTTGAAGTACCTTTCTTTGTCTTGTTTGTGTGAGAGCTGATTCTAGTTGTCTTTCCAGTTTCTGCAATTCTTTCACACTTAGTGGTCCAAGATCTTCCCCGAGCAAATGCCTTAACATAAAATACAGATTTCCATTTCACAGGAAAAATTAGTGCAAGTTGTTACCTTTATGAGAAAGTAAATGATGCACGAGCTAAGAATATGAATATCATCCACATGTTCTTAGTTTGTACAAGCGGGACCCATGGATTAATGACTCAGATTGCTGACCCTAACATGGATGAATCATGTCCAAAATATTCTAAACGCAGGAAGATTCCAGTAATCCAGTCTTTAGGCCTTCTTTCAGTTGAATCTGGACCATTGCTGAAATACTCATCAAGAAATTTTGGGTGATTGTCCATatattgtggggtccatcatacaacattttggatcactgaaccacagGCTCCCTTGTACAAACTGAGGATAATATCCCTCTCCTCAGGATGGGTGACCATATAAGTCCTCTGTCAGTATATCAATTATTCCATTCCAATACTGGTAGTGAGTAAGAATAGCTCGAGTTATAGGATCAAAAGAAATAGATGAAGGCATGGAAGTAGTAATGTTCATCATGGGATCTTGGAATAGGGATAACCTCTGCGAGCGCTGTAGTGAATCACACTTCGCCTTTAATTTGGATACTTCTTGGTACCATCCCTATATTGACAAAACAAGCAGAAATCAAATGAAAATGGTCATTGAGAATTGTAAATGAATTCAAATCTCAAACCTCATAGATTAATATAAGAATGAGGCCTAGTTATTTGTATTGTAATAAACATAACTGCATCTGTTAATCAGAAGATGTACTAGTCTGTTGACGACGAGTAACAGTGGTTCAAGAAAAACTAGTGCTGTAAGAAACAGAGGGAGGACCTATGATCATTGACCTGAAAATATCCACAATATTCAATggttttcaatttgtacaagtgggttcCCTGGTTTAATAATCAAGACTGATTTTCTGGACCCATGGTCGATGAaatgcttcctaaaaatctccCAGAGTGAAAGATCTTAACCACTAATCTCAGGGGGCCTTTTCTAGCTAAATGTTGACAgttgctgaaatgaggatgttgatatggatgaatggcaagacaaggatggatagaattagaaatgaattcaTTTGACGGAACTTGGGAGAAGTACCAATACATATTAAGATgatggaaagtagacttagatggatTGGTCATGTGCACTAGAGATCGAGAACCATGCTGATTAGGAGTgacttggtacaagttgaaggttctaaaaaggacaaggggaaggcccaaaaggacatggatggaggtagtaagaaagacctattgatagagtggaatggcaaaacaggattcatgtagttgactccaattatttgggataaggtttggatgatgaatgtggacagttgctgtatttctcttctcAACGGTATATTTGCAGGCCAGGAATTGATGTTTGAGTTTTGATCCAACAGTTATGGGACCCAACAAAAGAGCTTTTTTGGATCACTGAGTAATTGGCTGCACTCGTTCGAACTGAATCCCAGCTTATGGTGCATTTCCTCAGGTCAAGTATCCTATAGTTCCTCTTTAAACATATAGTACAGATATTGTATAGTATAGTCAATCTAAGAAACGATTGATCTGACTAAGAAGCTAGTTAAGTTTCTCGGTTCAGATCATCTGAGCACCAACTTCAGAAAGCAAATGATGTATTTACATGGAGATGTTTCAAAGCAACCAAAATGTTGTAAGCATAGAGTCATTTAGAGAAGTAAGAAGATGTAAGATTTAAGCGATTCTATGTAAGAACAATATAGGCAGAGAAAGCTAGAGAAATTTTGAGAAGTGGGTTTTTAACAATTTGCAATAGGGAAAATGTTATTACAAGCATGACAGATTGTATTTAAGGATAAACCAATCATTAGAAGGAAACCATACTATCATCAAGGGAATGAAAGGtgaaagaaagaaatcaaaaggCTGCAGTAAGATTTCAAGCTCCAAATATGATTTCTTTTAACTTGGTCAATTCTCTTTTCTATATAAATCAATCACACAAGtttcaatgtatttttttttcttttcttttctttttttttttgtaatttctagGGATGATTTTTCGAATTCTTGTGAAGTTGTTTACAGTATTTCACAGGTTCCTGTAATTGTAATTTCTAGGGATGATTTTTCGAATTCTTGTGAAGTTATTTATAGTGTTTCACAGGTTCTTGTAATGGATGTAAGATTGGTCTTTAGATTATTCCTTCTAGTTTTCACATTCCAACATAGCTTTGATGAATGTGAAAGTCCTCTTACAATTATCCCGTGATTATGAGGAATTATGTGATCCCTAACCTGACAACCATTACACTCAGGTTTTCACTTTACACAAGTAGACCTATGGTCCGTCGATCCAAACAATTGCTCCGATGCGATCTCCCACAGATGGATGATCTTTGTGGAGATCTCTTCAGGTCACAGAATGAAAGGATAGGATTGGCCTGTTGAGGAGAGAGGAGATCACTACGGCACATTCCATCTGCAGTGGACCCATGAgaaacagtctggatcactggaCCATGGATCCCATTTTTACAATATATCCTGTGTATCGCTGGTTAAGAAGCCTATATTTCCCCTGCCATTATTCATATTCTAGGAAAGAAACTGAGAAAAATGCGAAGTTAGGAATGAAGGGAGTTTTAGAACTGAGAAAAATTCTTCTAACACAATCTGAAGGTGATCTTAAACTAGAGTTTAGATTCTTTCACATTTCGGTCCTTGAACCAAAGTGGTGCTTCATCTCTGTTCCCACATCAGGCCAACTTGGGAATGAAAATGTTTTTGAAATAGCCTCTCTCTAACTATTAGTAATTGTGGACTGAAGTATTCTTACTGCTTCCTCTTCTTAACCAACCAATCTTGTGTGTAAAAAAGAGGTCTGAATGCAGTAGTGACTCAGATATCCCAACTCAAAACACCAAAGACATCACCATATATGTTGTCcaagaatcaaaacaaaattCTTTTCCAGTTTCAGAACATTACAGCATACGATCTTGACTCGTTACAGAGTCTATCTGTTATGCTGCCAAGACTCAAGACAGTACATGTCTCTACCTTATTTGATAGGCTCACAATCATGGGATTCACCATTATCAGTGTTCTTCAGATACTTGGCACATTGGAATTTTTTGATACTGAGATTCCTTGAAATAGACAATGCATTTGTATCCTATCTTGTTCGAAACTCCAATTTAAGTGACACAGACACATATCCCTTGCACTGTATCCAAACACGGAATTACAAAAATGAAGAACATACACATTCCAATGATTTTTGCAATTTGATATCCTCAGAGTATGTAGTATATGTTGTAAGAACCATCCAGACATATCTTACTTCCATCTAGTTGAAGAAGGCATTATACAACTTTCATGACAAGAGCTTGTAGAGTACTTTCAggctttcagtttgtacaagtgggggtTATTTTTCAGCAATCCAACTGTTAAAATTACGTGTCATGTAGTGAATGGTCTATGCACCAAAAATCCTTCTGGAGAGTCCTAAATCTTTCAATAGTTAATTGACGGTTTAAAGAGAAATGTTGCAATGGTTCTGGTTCAACCAGTAAAATGTCAAACATTCCATAGCCTGGAACTTCCAAGCTGTGGGATTTTCAGTGAATGAGGCATCCACTGTGAATAGTTGAAATCGAGCTGAAAGACAGTAAGACATTTACTTGCTTAAAGTGGGAAAAAAAGATGAAACCAATCACACAAGCACACTGATGTGAAGATAGAGTGACCGGGTTGGGAGGGCACTTTCTTCTCAGAATTCAAATAAGATAACCAACATATAAGAAAAATATGCCAAAAACACAAACCTGTGTATCGCGATCAGTGATATTAGCATCTTGAAAAGTGTAACAACACCGTTGATATCGCTCGAGTGTTGTGTTGATACTGAAAAGGAAACAAGATTGTTattaaaccattcaaattagAGAAGAAATTCGGAGTCTCCATAGTAAATTTACCATCTTAGACACTCAGTAGAAGGTGGattgtaaaaataaaatgtaATCCATGCACACCAAAGTGACAATTCATTTCAAAATTGATTCATTCATGTAAATTACGAATGAAACTTTTCATTGACTTGCTACAATCACATAATACCATGAATACCACAATGCTGTAACTCGATGGTTACTTAGAATTGAATACCACTCGACTATTGTCAATTTTAATTCTTGATTTCGATGTAATGGCAGCAGAAAGAGAGCGTAAAACATCAGTTAATGCATAATTAACATTTGATACTATCTCTGACAGTTCGGGGGCATCTCCTCTCCAGATATGTAATCGAAAAGGCAGTAAATGGCTCTCCACCATGGAGACATCTAAATCGAATCTTGGTAAAGAGAGTCGGCTATGCCGTTGGCCATATGTAATGCATGATAAAGAGGTGAGGAAGAAGTTCTTGACTAGCTACTCAATACCATGAAAATGTTTTGAAAGAGAAAGACATTTCTACAAAATCTTTAATTATCTAGCGATTCCATGATTCTATTAGAACATTACATTGTATAACCTTCGAATTCCGTATGTGCAACCCAAATATGTTTCACAATAATTAAACTCACTCTGAATTAGAATTTTGACTTAAAATGCTTGAaatagatcagcccaaaaatcacattgagaAGATACTATTCTCCAATTAACAGCATCAAGGCAGGGAGACATTCTGTGCCGCACAACCCAAAAGTCACACtgtttggatgatcctagccaccaatcacGAGCAGTGGCGGATGCCAAAGTGAGGTCCAAAATGCAATCAGTTTTCAtatt
Coding sequences within:
- the LOC131233517 gene encoding agamous-like MADS-box protein MADS3, with amino-acid sequence MGRGRVELKRIENKINRQVTFSKRRNGLLKKAYELSVLCDAEVALIVFSSRGKLYEFGSAGINTTLERYQRCCYTFQDANITDRDTQGWYQEVSKLKAKCDSLQRSQRHLLGEDLGPLSVKELQKLERQLESALTQTRQRKTQIMLEHMEALREKERQLGDLNKELKNKLEAKGQGAFRAMQGSWESGPVVGNNGFPMHPSQSAAIECEPTLQIGYHSFAAPEANIPRTVVAESNFMHGWIL